From a single Brassica oleracea var. oleracea cultivar TO1000 chromosome C5, BOL, whole genome shotgun sequence genomic region:
- the LOC106294463 gene encoding uncharacterized protein At1g32220, chloroplastic, whose amino-acid sequence MSSFLSFPAISPLPSAFSGASFRHRSLSPRLFKSSVKCSCAEATIDIVADVRSERVVVLGGNGFVGSAICKEAISSGIEVVSVSRSGRPSLQDSWLDQVTWVTGDVFYLNWDEVLLGATAVVSTIGGFGNEEQMKRINGEANVIAVNAAKDFGVPKFVLITVHDYNLPPFVLSSGYFTGKRCAEAELLSKYPNSGVVLRPGFIYGKRKVNGFEVPLDLVGEPLDKIYDAAERFIRPLRSLPASDLILAPPVKVDDLALAVINAIKDDDIFGIFTIEQIKEAAAKMRALSY is encoded by the exons ATGTCATCGTTTCTCAGTTTCCCGGCCATTTCACCTCTCCCATCTGCTTTCTCCGGCGCTTCATTTCGTCATCGCTCTTTGTCTCCCCG ATTGTTCAAGTCTTCTGTTAAGTGCAGCTGTGCTGAAGCTACAATTGACATTGTGGCAGATGTCAGATCTGAAAGG GTTGTAGTTCTTGGAGGCAATGGTTTCGTTGGCTCAGCTATCTGCAAAGAAGCAATCTCCAGCGGAATCGAGGTTGTTAGTGTCAGCAG GTCTGGTCGTCCTAGCTTGCAAGATTCATGGTTGGATCAGGTTACATGGGTTACTG GTGATGTTTTCTATTTGAATTGGGATGAAGTACTTCTCGGTGCCACTGCTGTAGTTTCGACCATTGGTGGTTTTGGAAATGAAGAACAGATGAAAAGAATCAATGGTGAAGCAAACGTTATCGCTGTGAATGCTGCTAAGGATTTCG GGGTTCCTAAGTTTGTCTTGATCACTGTTCACGACTACAATCTTCCACCATTTGTTCTATCCAGCGGTTACTTCACCGGAAAACGTTGCGCAGAGGCAGAACTCCTCTCCAAATATCCCAACTCCG GAGTTGTGCTGAGACCAGGTTTCATATATGGGAAACGAAAAGTGAACGGATTTGAGGTCCCGCTTGACCTGGTCGGGGAGCCACTAGACAAGATCTACGATGCTGCAGAGAGGTTCATTAGACCGTTGAGGTCTCTCCCTGCGTCTGATCTCATCTTGGCTCCACCGGTTAAAGTCGATGATCTAGCACTTGCTGTGATTAACGCCATTAAAGATGACGACATCTTTGGCATTTTCACTATTGAACAAATCAAAGAAGCTGCTGCAAAAATGAGAGCCTTGAGCTACTAA
- the LOC106294464 gene encoding dolichyl-diphosphooligosaccharide--protein glycosyltransferase subunit DAD1-like — MVKSTSKDAQDLFRSLHSAYSATPTNLKIIDMYVVFAVFTALIQVAYMALVGSFPFNSFLSGVLSCVGTAVLAVCLRIQVNKENKEFKDLAPELAFADFVLCNLVLHLVIINFLG; from the exons ATGGTGAAATCGACAAGTAAGGATGCTCAGGATCTATTCCGTTCTCTTCACTCCGCTTATTCTGCTACTCCAACTAATCTGAAG ATCATCGACATGTACGTTGTTTTCGCTGTCTTCACTGCTCTGATTCAG GTGGCTTATATGGCTTTGGTGGGATCATTTCCATTCAACTCATTCCTGTCTGGAGTACTCTCTTGTGTCGGGACGGCAGTTCTTGCTG TTTGCCTCCGTATTCAAGTGAACAAAGAAAACAAGGAATTCAAG GATTTGGCACCAGAACTAGCATTTGCAGATTTTGTACTCTGCAACTTGGTCCTCCACCTGGTCATCATCAACTTCCTCGGATAG